One genomic region from Onychostoma macrolepis isolate SWU-2019 chromosome 23, ASM1243209v1, whole genome shotgun sequence encodes:
- the LOC131531719 gene encoding proteasomal ubiquitin receptor ADRM1-like produces the protein MSSGALFPSLVSGSRGSSSKYLVEFRAGKMTLKGSTVTPDKRKGLVYIQQTDDSLIHFCWKDRSTGNVEDDLIIFPDDCEFKRVNQCTTGRVFVLKFKAGSKRLFFWLQEPKTDKDEEYCRKVNEYLNNPPIPGTLGSGGGSSHELSALGGEGGLQSLLGNMSHNQLMQLIGPTGLGGLGGLGALAGPGLASLLGSGVQATSSSSSSSRSQSTAATPSSTSATTRLGSSQVPTTPITPTATVAASPAPTPSTPTGPALSAGATSPTQPIQLSDLQSILATMNVPTAGQGVDLASVLTPEVMAPILANAEVQQRLLPYLPSGESLPQSTEELQNTLTSPQFQQAMSMFSSALASGQLGPLMNQFGLPTEAVEAANKGDVEAFAKAMEGEGKSNEGGDKKDDEEDMSLD, from the exons ATGTCGTCTGGAGCTCTGTTCCCTAGCTTGGTGTCCGGATCCCGTGGCTCATCCAGCAAATACCTGGTAGAGTTCCGTGCTGGAAAAATGACCCTAAAGGGCAGCACCGTGACCCCGGATAAGCGCAAAGGACTTGTGTACATTCAGCAGACAGACGATTCGCTCATCCACTTCTGCTGGAAGGACAGATCCACGGGGAATGTGGAGGAT GACCTGATCATTTTTCCTGATGACTGTGAGTTCAAGAGGGTCAATCAGTGCACCACGGGCCGTGTTTTTGTGCTTAAGTTTAAAGCTGGCTCCAAAAGACTCTTCTTTTGGTTGCAG GAGCCTAAGACAGATAAAGATGAGGAGTACTGCAGGAAAGTGAATGAATACCTCAACAACCCACCAATACCTGGCACTCTGGGGAGTGGAGGCGGCAGCAGCCATGAGCTGTCTGCTCTTGGAG GTGAAGGTGGCCTTCAGAGTCTTCTTGGTAATATGAGCCACAACCAACTGATGCAACTCATAGGACCGACTGGACTCGGTGGACTAG GGGGTCTGGGGGCTCTGGCAGGACCAGGTCTGGCCAGCCTGCTAGGAAGTGGAGTTCAAGCTACTAGCAGCTCATCTTCCAG CTCTCGTAGTCAGTCCACTGCCGCCACTCCATCATCCACCTCGGCCACCACGCGCCTCGGCTCCTCCCAGGTTCCAACCACACCCATAACTCCAACTGCAACAGTCGCAGCCTCACCCGCACCCACCCCCAGCACACCTACAGGCCCTGCTCTCTCTGCTGGAGCCACCAGCCCAACTCAGCCCATCCAACTGAGTGACCTGCAGAGCATCTTAGCTACAATGAATGTGCCTACAGCAGGACAAGGAG TGGACCTTGCAAGTGTTTTGACTCCTGAGGTCATGGCCCCAATTCTCGCTAATGCAGAAGTGCAGCAGAGGCTCCTGCCATACCTCCCATCTGGAGAATCCCTCCCTCAAAGCACAGAAGAGCTTCAAAACACTCTCACCTCGCCGCAGTTTCAGCAG GCTATGAGTATGTTCAGCAGTGCACTGGCATCGGGGCAGTTGGGGCCTTTAATGAATCAGTTTGGATTACCTACAGAAGCCGTAGAGGCGGCCAATAAAGGAG ATGTGGAAGCATTTGCCAAGGCCATGGAAGGTGAAGGCAAGTCGAATGAAGGAGGAGACAAGAAAGATGATGAGGAGGACATGAGTTTGGATTAG